TCCTTTCCCATCCTCTTTATGGAAACATGAGGCCCAATCAGCAGCCCTTCAGGACGATCCTATTGGAGGGGCCGGCGGAGCGGTTGGATTATGACTCCTTGGCTCTCATAGAGGAGGCCTTGGGGGTTTATGGCTCCTATGGGGATCTTCCTTCCCCTGACAAGTTTCCCCACCGGGACGACTTAGCTTACGTGGATCTCAAACTCATAGAGCACACGTTGGACATCTACGGCCTTTAGGCGGTTGATGGTGTTTTGTCATGCCCTTTAGAAGGGAGGTGATGTTCGTGATCGAGGTGAACAAGGACAATTACGAGGCGGAGGTTCTTGGCGCTTCTCTTCCTGTGGTGGTGGACTTCTGGGGTCCCACCTGCGGCCCGTGTCTTGCGCTGATGCCGGAGGTGACCAAGATGGCGGAGGAGTTCGAGGGCCGGGTGAAGTTCTGCAAGCTCAACGCCGCAGAGAACCGGAGGCTTTGCGCTGGTCTCAAGGTTATGGGGCTTCCCACCTTCCTGTTCTACAAGAACGGCGAGCTGGTGGACAGGATAACCGGAGCGGAGGTGACCCTTGAGGCCATAAGGGAGAGGGCGGAGAAGCTCTTGGGGTGATCTCCGTCGGTTTTTCGTGCAGTGGAAGGGAGGGATAACATGAGGCTAGAACTGAACGAGTTTCACGTGAAGGCTTTGGAGTGGGGAAGCTCCACCAGGCTTGAGGGTGGAACGCTCTACGTCTCCAAGGAGGAGGTTCTGGAGCACCTTAAGGGTGATGAACGCCTTAAGTCCGTGGATGTTGATCTGGCCCGTCCCGGGGAGAGGGTAAGGATAACTCCCGTGAAGGACGCGGTGGAGCCCCGTTGCAAGATGGAGGGTCCCGGCGAGGTGTTCCCCGGTTTCATCGGCGACGTGGAGACCGTGGGAAGCGGAAAGACGTTGGTGCTCAAGGGGGCGGCGGTGCTCACCTGTGGCCGTATCGTGGGCTTCCAGGAGGGTATCGTGGACATGACCGGTCCCGGGGCGGATTACACCCCCTTCTCGAAGACCTTCAACGTGGTGCTTGTCTTTGAGCCCAAGGAGGGTCTTGAGAAGCACGATTATGAGGCCGCCTGCCGGCTGGCGGGTCTTAAGTGCGCCAACTTCCTGGCCAAGAAGGTCATGGAGTCGGTCGACGGGGTTAAGCCCGATAACGTGGAGGTCTTTCACCTGCCTTCGCTGCGGGAGGCCATGGCGTCTCATCCTGGGCTCCCGAAGGTGGCCTACCTCTACATGCTCCAGACCCAGGGGCTGTTGCACGACACCTACGTTTACGGGGTGGACGCCAAGAGGATAATCCCCACCCTTATCCATCCCAACGAGGTG
Above is a genomic segment from Thermanaerothrix sp. containing:
- a CDS encoding thioredoxin family protein; translation: MIEVNKDNYEAEVLGASLPVVVDFWGPTCGPCLALMPEVTKMAEEFEGRVKFCKLNAAENRRLCAGLKVMGLPTFLFYKNGELVDRITGAEVTLEAIRERAEKLLG
- a CDS encoding glycine/sarcosine/betaine reductase component B subunit, giving the protein MRLELNEFHVKALEWGSSTRLEGGTLYVSKEEVLEHLKGDERLKSVDVDLARPGERVRITPVKDAVEPRCKMEGPGEVFPGFIGDVETVGSGKTLVLKGAAVLTCGRIVGFQEGIVDMTGPGADYTPFSKTFNVVLVFEPKEGLEKHDYEAACRLAGLKCANFLAKKVMESVDGVKPDNVEVFHLPSLREAMASHPGLPKVAYLYMLQTQGLLHDTYVYGVDAKRIIPTLIHPNEVMDGAIVSGNCVSACDKNSTYVHLNNPVIRALYARHGVDLNFVGCIITNENVTLADKKRSSSYATKLASMLGVDGVVISEEGFGNPDTDLIMNCRKAEALGIKTVLITDEYAGRDGASQSLADAAKEADAVVTAGNANAMIVLPPMERIIGFPEYVDVIAGGFSGSLREDGSIEVELQAITGATCELGFGRLSATTY